In the Geobacter sp. FeAm09 genome, one interval contains:
- a CDS encoding IS3 family transposase: MQQTIPNPRQRCWRYPEHSGTGCCYDNAITESFFGTLKRELIHHCTFRSRTDAQSQIFRYIEGFYNRRRRHSAIGYQAPESYERQFFKIAA; this comes from the coding sequence TTGCAGCAAACGATACCAAACCCTCGTCAAAGGTGCTGGCGGTATCCAGAGCATAGCGGGACCGGCTGCTGTTATGATAACGCCATCACAGAATCATTTTTTGGGACCTTGAAGAGAGAGCTGATACATCATTGTACCTTCAGATCCAGAACAGATGCACAGAGCCAGATATTTCGTTACATCGAAGGTTTTTACAATCGGCGTCGCCGACACTCAGCGATTGGCTACCAAGCACCGGAGAGTTACGAGCGGCAGTTCTTCAAAATTGCCGCTTAG
- a CDS encoding IS3 family transposase, giving the protein MPCLWSVSEPVLQSGATKRQREDAELAVAIKAAFDDSDQTYGAGRIGNELREQGTHVGKNRVWRLMKQHGLRVKTTKRFKVTTNSDHKRPVAPNLVNRNFSATAPDRLWTGDITYIRTVDGWLYLAVILDVFSRRIVGWSMDRRMTDNLIVTAFKNALVRRRPGQGLIFHSDRGSQYCSKRYQTLVKGAGGIQSIAGPAAVMITPSQNHFLGP; this is encoded by the coding sequence GTGCCGTGTCTTTGGAGTGTCTCGGAGCCGGTATTACAGTCTGGAGCGACCAAGCGCCAGCGAGAAGATGCGGAACTAGCTGTTGCCATCAAAGCTGCCTTTGATGATAGTGATCAGACCTATGGTGCCGGTCGGATCGGCAATGAACTTCGTGAGCAGGGAACCCACGTGGGTAAGAACCGCGTCTGGCGGTTGATGAAGCAGCATGGACTGCGCGTCAAGACCACGAAACGATTCAAAGTCACGACAAACTCCGATCACAAGCGACCCGTGGCGCCTAATCTGGTTAATCGCAATTTTTCCGCCACCGCCCCGGACCGGCTCTGGACCGGCGATATTACCTACATCCGGACTGTTGATGGCTGGCTGTATCTGGCTGTCATTTTGGATGTCTTCTCCCGCCGTATTGTTGGCTGGAGCATGGATCGCCGAATGACCGACAACCTGATTGTCACCGCTTTCAAGAACGCCTTGGTACGGCGGCGTCCCGGCCAAGGATTGATCTTTCATTCCGATCGCGGGTCGCAGTATTGCAGCAAACGATACCAAACCCTCGTCAAAGGTGCTGGCGGTATCCAGAGCATAGCGGGACCGGCTGCTGTTATGATAACGCCATCACAGAATCATTTTTTGGGACCTTGA
- a CDS encoding transposase, which produces MNMHRWYDPDFKREAVQMVVEEGLGVREVERNLGITYGVLKGWVQKHRDYQDAAHVGRIAPESPEAELKRLRKENERLQRERDILKKAVAIFSTDPHRYSGS; this is translated from the coding sequence ATGAACATGCATCGCTGGTACGATCCAGACTTCAAGCGTGAGGCTGTCCAGATGGTAGTGGAAGAAGGCCTCGGAGTTCGCGAAGTCGAACGGAACCTTGGGATTACTTATGGAGTCCTGAAGGGCTGGGTGCAGAAGCACCGCGACTATCAAGATGCCGCCCATGTCGGACGAATTGCCCCGGAGTCACCGGAAGCCGAACTAAAACGTCTGCGCAAAGAGAATGAGCGTCTCCAGCGGGAACGTGACATTCTAAAAAAAGCAGTGGCCATCTTCTCGACGGACCCGCATCGATATTCGGGTTCATAA
- a CDS encoding YaiO family outer membrane beta-barrel protein has protein sequence MIITQRILILFILMICFFINESVSVAVAASDELPVQHNWVEITGKYHLISNSCDDWRGGEARASIVVGKDDVFLFDFLAQNAFRDDGIYGSVVDMHTWSEDWYSQVAVGTGSGQFYFPDIRGDASLSKKWLPSRNLITTLGGGFSKAKDVHCDMYLLASITAYFPRVFIVEAGTRITWSNPGEVRSERGFGVVTYGADHNRYVTLRYEGGKEGYQAIGSSTFIVDFTSQEASLSWREWIAKNYGTVTKIEYYNNPFYSRTGLTFGVFYEW, from the coding sequence ATGATAATTACTCAAAGAATATTGATATTGTTTATATTGATGATTTGCTTTTTTATAAATGAATCAGTTTCTGTTGCTGTGGCTGCGAGTGATGAACTGCCGGTTCAGCATAATTGGGTTGAAATCACCGGTAAATATCATTTAATTAGTAATAGTTGTGACGACTGGAGAGGTGGGGAAGCCAGAGCTAGCATTGTCGTAGGAAAAGATGATGTTTTTTTATTTGATTTTCTTGCACAAAATGCATTTAGAGATGATGGGATTTATGGCTCTGTTGTTGACATGCATACATGGAGTGAAGATTGGTACTCACAAGTTGCTGTTGGTACAGGATCTGGGCAGTTTTATTTTCCCGATATTAGGGGAGATGCGTCTTTAAGCAAAAAATGGCTTCCCTCTCGCAACCTTATCACAACATTAGGTGGCGGCTTTTCCAAAGCAAAAGATGTACACTGCGATATGTACTTGCTGGCCTCGATAACGGCATATTTTCCTCGAGTTTTTATTGTCGAAGCAGGTACTCGAATTACTTGGAGTAATCCCGGTGAGGTGCGATCAGAACGAGGTTTTGGTGTCGTTACATATGGGGCTGATCATAATAGGTACGTGACACTTCGTTATGAAGGTGGCAAAGAAGGGTATCAAGCAATAGGCTCCTCGACATTTATAGTTGATTTTACTAGTCAAGAAGCCTCCCTAAGTTGGCGGGAATGGATAGCTAAGAATTATGGAACTGTCACAAAAATTGAATACTACAATAATCCTTTTTATTCAAGGACAGGTTTGACTTTTGGAGTATTTTATGAGTGGTGA
- a CDS encoding helix-turn-helix transcriptional regulator: protein MNKIKELVEEKGIRTKDLAEMLGITPGQVSNLKSGRQKPSKRIEKLIDAIFFEGRKPHPDPIIEKVIVMMEEMDTDTKENALSCVQKEKLLTDLMKQKRGKVAA from the coding sequence ATGAATAAAATTAAAGAATTAGTAGAAGAAAAAGGAATAAGGACAAAAGACTTAGCAGAAATGCTTGGTATTACGCCAGGACAGGTATCGAATCTAAAAAGTGGAAGACAAAAGCCATCAAAACGGATTGAGAAGCTGATTGATGCGATATTTTTTGAAGGCAGAAAGCCTCATCCAGACCCCATTATCGAAAAAGTAATTGTGATGATGGAAGAAATGGACACGGACACTAAGGAAAATGCTCTCTCTTGTGTTCAAAAAGAGAAACTGCTCACGGATTTGATGAAGCAAAAAAGAGGGAAGGTCGCAGCGTAA
- a CDS encoding AAA family ATPase, whose product MSLVKLSYSEFESEPKIWKISDATFSGINLIAGKNSAGKSRLLSVINSLSHLLTGKVQRLFESGKFDVTINLAGGEFNYKIEIKDSSVINESLIVNNIELLMRNEDGTGKIYYETKTDFLEFKLPPDAIAAVNRRDEIQHPFLIELHKWANSIAYYQFGSDFGKSFLMRVDIAENIFDSKNPSYLDDPNNLVRIYATAFNSFGEEFDQAIISDMRNLGYALTEVGCTDIQQMIKIPLSALGMFTTEEELGFMNPQLNMSQGMFRALALVIHLNVCAFSKSKNLILVDDIGEGLDYERATAIIDLLIYKAINNDMQIIMTSNDRFVMNKIPLEYWSVLKRTGGIVKMFNIRNSEKQFNRFKYMGMNNFDFFASNFFEQEVPND is encoded by the coding sequence ATGTCGCTAGTCAAGTTAAGCTATTCAGAGTTTGAAAGTGAGCCCAAAATATGGAAAATATCAGATGCAACTTTTTCAGGAATTAATCTGATAGCTGGAAAAAATTCTGCTGGGAAATCGAGACTTTTAAGCGTAATTAATTCATTGTCTCATCTCTTAACAGGCAAGGTTCAGAGACTTTTTGAATCCGGAAAGTTTGATGTAACTATTAATTTAGCTGGAGGTGAGTTCAATTATAAAATTGAGATTAAGGATTCAAGCGTAATCAATGAGAGCCTCATTGTTAATAATATAGAATTACTAATGCGGAATGAAGATGGTACAGGAAAAATATATTATGAGACAAAGACTGATTTTCTAGAATTTAAACTTCCACCTGATGCTATTGCAGCTGTTAATCGTCGCGATGAAATACAGCACCCTTTTTTGATAGAATTACATAAATGGGCAAATAGTATTGCCTACTATCAATTTGGGTCAGACTTTGGAAAAAGTTTTCTTATGCGTGTCGATATTGCAGAAAATATTTTTGACAGCAAGAATCCCTCTTATTTGGATGATCCTAACAACCTTGTACGTATTTATGCTACTGCATTTAATAGTTTTGGAGAAGAATTTGATCAAGCAATAATATCTGATATGCGAAATTTAGGCTACGCATTAACTGAAGTGGGCTGTACAGATATCCAACAAATGATAAAAATACCTCTATCTGCTTTAGGTATGTTTACAACTGAGGAAGAACTTGGTTTTATGAATCCACAACTCAATATGTCGCAAGGAATGTTCCGAGCATTAGCTTTAGTAATTCATTTGAATGTATGCGCATTTTCAAAAAGTAAAAATCTAATATTAGTGGATGATATTGGAGAGGGGCTAGATTATGAGAGAGCAACAGCTATTATTGATTTGTTGATATACAAAGCTATTAATAACGATATGCAAATAATTATGACAAGTAATGACCGATTTGTAATGAATAAAATACCTCTTGAATATTGGTCTGTACTAAAACGAACCGGCGGTATCGTAAAAATGTTCAATATAAGAAATTCAGAAAAACAGTTTAATAGATTCAAATACATGGGTATGAATAATTTTGATTTTTTTGCCTCTAATTTTTTTGAACAAGAGGTACCAAATGATTAA
- a CDS encoding DUF4276 family protein: MIKRLAIFVEGLTEQEFVIQLLKEIAGRRQITLEIRKQSCGHLTLVEIQTQPSPDFYILVVNCCNDDQVKSQIIDQHASLKAAGYSMIIGLRDVYPFQHSDITKLQSCLYAGLPVDHPSINLHLAIMEVEAWFLEEINHFKNIDPKITESELVNNGFDININLASDLPHPAETLDNIYKAVGKRYIKDKKRIQRTVNALSYEELYINVRSKSTSFDGFLTSIEHGLFC; this comes from the coding sequence ATGATTAAACGTCTTGCAATATTTGTTGAAGGTTTGACAGAACAAGAATTTGTTATTCAACTGTTGAAGGAGATAGCCGGCCGACGTCAAATTACTCTCGAAATTAGGAAGCAGAGTTGTGGGCACCTGACGCTTGTTGAAATTCAGACACAACCTTCACCAGATTTTTATATATTAGTGGTGAATTGCTGCAATGACGATCAAGTTAAGTCACAAATTATTGATCAACATGCTTCATTAAAGGCGGCGGGATACTCAATGATTATCGGCCTCAGAGATGTTTACCCTTTTCAGCATAGCGATATTACGAAATTGCAAAGTTGTCTTTATGCTGGATTACCTGTTGACCACCCTTCTATAAACTTGCATTTAGCAATAATGGAAGTTGAAGCATGGTTTTTGGAGGAGATTAATCATTTTAAAAACATTGACCCAAAAATCACAGAGTCTGAACTTGTAAATAATGGATTTGATATTAATATTAACCTGGCTTCTGATCTTCCGCATCCCGCTGAGACGTTAGATAATATCTATAAGGCTGTTGGAAAAAGGTATATTAAGGACAAAAAACGAATTCAACGCACTGTTAATGCGTTATCTTATGAAGAGCTTTATATTAATGTTAGAAGCAAATCAACTTCATTTGATGGTTTCTTAACAAGTATAGAACATGGCCTATTTTGTTAA
- a CDS encoding DUF2034 domain-containing protein — translation MIDTTYITEFSERMLHALEWKRFEILCCEFINMAGYKAKETSYGADGGIDIVVKDSKDSVQAIIQCKAWNTYTVGIKHIRELYGIMMKENVKTGVFITTSKYTKEAQEFAEETKIQLVNGAKFVEVVNRLPKDKLKRLIDMTFEGDYSTPTCPKCGVKMVLRNTEKPFWGCANFGRTRCQHKFFIKRADVVEE, via the coding sequence ATGATAGATACAACTTATATTACCGAATTCAGCGAGAGAATGTTACATGCCTTGGAATGGAAAAGATTTGAAATACTTTGCTGCGAATTTATCAATATGGCTGGATATAAAGCTAAAGAAACTTCATATGGTGCTGATGGTGGTATAGATATAGTAGTAAAAGATAGCAAAGATAGTGTACAAGCTATTATCCAATGCAAAGCCTGGAATACATACACAGTTGGCATTAAGCATATCCGAGAACTTTACGGAATTATGATGAAGGAGAATGTGAAGACCGGCGTGTTTATTACCACCAGTAAATATACCAAGGAAGCACAGGAGTTTGCAGAAGAGACGAAGATTCAATTAGTGAACGGTGCTAAGTTTGTCGAGGTGGTGAACAGATTACCAAAAGACAAGCTGAAACGCCTAATCGACATGACATTTGAGGGCGATTATTCAACGCCTACATGCCCAAAATGCGGGGTAAAGATGGTATTGAGGAACACAGAGAAACCGTTTTGGGGATGCGCCAATTTCGGAAGAACACGATGCCAACACAAGTTTTTCATAAAGAGAGCTGATGTTGTCGAGGAGTGA
- a CDS encoding zonular occludens toxin domain-containing protein: protein MIVFFVGTPGSGKSYEAVKKVYDNIKLGRVVCTNIDGMDEQEHQEYLKNLLNLDDYEFGTRFRFLDRNQVLNFWGTESKTYTRMIDGEEVSFTRDEYICPKGSLIIIDEAHKHFNARDWQKQENRALADWASTHRHDGYDVVLITQDIEKVEKQVRTLTEWTYYFRKVNFLGGAVTKKYLCYSYTGDDHNGQPLAKNVRSYNPKIFPCYKSYTTADAKEVGFMQHINILKHPVFFALPLVLLFCFYMFSKSSFATGDLFGTGKRMKDAQAKIELQRKQQNQTAQPKLQPPPPPAPAMPVPPVPPVSPVSPVSAVPAQAPQLQPPLTSVTVTAPGTQPELSPAIAAATGPPRVVGSISADKKTFHLLLSDGRMVQTRRNIGIGTIYIK from the coding sequence ATGATCGTTTTCTTCGTCGGCACTCCCGGCTCCGGCAAGAGCTATGAAGCCGTCAAAAAGGTCTACGACAATATCAAGCTTGGCCGGGTGGTCTGCACCAACATCGACGGCATGGACGAACAGGAACATCAGGAATACTTGAAGAACCTGCTCAACCTGGACGACTACGAATTCGGCACCCGGTTCCGCTTCCTGGACAGAAACCAAGTGCTCAACTTCTGGGGCACGGAGTCAAAGACCTATACCCGCATGATCGACGGTGAAGAGGTTTCGTTCACAAGGGATGAGTATATCTGCCCCAAAGGTTCGCTCATCATCATCGACGAGGCGCACAAGCATTTCAACGCCAGGGATTGGCAGAAACAGGAAAACCGGGCCTTGGCCGATTGGGCCTCGACTCACCGGCATGACGGCTACGATGTGGTGCTTATCACCCAGGATATTGAGAAGGTTGAAAAACAGGTGAGAACCCTCACCGAGTGGACCTATTATTTCCGCAAGGTCAATTTCCTCGGTGGAGCCGTAACAAAAAAGTACCTCTGCTACTCATACACCGGCGACGATCACAACGGTCAGCCCCTGGCCAAGAACGTCCGTTCCTACAACCCCAAGATATTCCCCTGCTATAAGTCCTATACGACCGCAGACGCCAAAGAAGTAGGCTTCATGCAGCATATCAACATCCTCAAACATCCGGTGTTCTTCGCCCTGCCCCTGGTGCTGCTCTTCTGCTTCTATATGTTCTCTAAAAGCAGCTTTGCGACCGGGGATCTCTTTGGCACCGGCAAACGCATGAAGGATGCACAAGCCAAGATCGAGCTACAAAGAAAACAACAGAATCAGACGGCACAACCGAAACTGCAACCACCGCCGCCACCTGCTCCGGCCATGCCTGTGCCTCCTGTGCCTCCTGTGTCTCCTGTGTCTCCTGTGTCGGCTGTTCCGGCTCAGGCTCCGCAACTGCAACCGCCGTTAACTTCGGTGACGGTAACGGCTCCCGGAACACAACCGGAATTATCACCTGCGATCGCAGCCGCTACAGGTCCGCCTCGTGTCGTTGGCTCTATATCTGCCGATAAAAAAACTTTTCACCTGCTGCTATCCGATGGCCGTATGGTTCAAACAAGGCGTAACATCGGGATTGGAACCATCTACATCAAATGA
- a CDS encoding DUF2523 family protein: MIVEGINAIVEFVGKFFELLLTALKWILDGALYVLKAGLFFVFDGLLTAVVAIVGALDIGTLITNVAGLWSGLPPQLLYVINATGIPTGMSMLAYAIVIRLILNLIPAAFTRI; encoded by the coding sequence ATGATTGTCGAAGGGATTAACGCCATTGTCGAGTTTGTCGGCAAGTTCTTCGAACTGCTCCTGACCGCCCTTAAATGGATTCTGGACGGTGCCCTGTACGTCCTCAAGGCCGGACTGTTCTTTGTCTTTGACGGCCTCTTAACCGCCGTTGTCGCCATTGTGGGCGCACTGGATATCGGCACCCTGATAACCAACGTCGCCGGCCTGTGGTCTGGCCTGCCGCCGCAACTGCTCTACGTCATCAACGCCACCGGCATTCCCACGGGCATGTCGATGCTGGCCTACGCCATCGTTATCCGGTTGATTCTCAATCTCATACCTGCGGCGTTCACGAGGATCTAG
- a CDS encoding MFS transporter: MGVNSREHGLLRALRSRNYRFFVAGQGISLIGTWMQQVAMSWLVYRLTGSALLLGVIGFTSQIPTFLIAPVAGVLADRWDRRRLLMINQTFAMFQAAFLATAVLAGFAQIWLVILLSLLLGVITAFEIPIRQSFVVELVEHREDLGNVIALNSSMVNGARLIGPSVAGLLVASVGEGVCFIINGISYLAVIMALAAMRIAPRPPRPRQRHVLQELREGFSYAFGFGPIRSILLLVAFVSLMGMPYAVLIPVFAKEILHGGAHTFGFLMTSAGCGALIGTLYLASRRNVVGLGRIIVVAVILFAVGIALFALSSYLPLSLAALAMAGFGSITLVASCNTIIQTILEEDKRGRVMSFFTMAFLGMAPLGSLGAGAMADLVGGRYTLLAGAGFCLVGAAAFARNLPKIREKIRPIYLRMGIIGGLPADDGQTPAPGEPHGAEHPATGRR, encoded by the coding sequence GTGGGCGTAAATTCCCGTGAACATGGCCTGTTGAGGGCATTGCGCTCCAGGAATTACCGATTTTTCGTTGCCGGCCAGGGGATATCCCTCATTGGCACCTGGATGCAGCAGGTGGCCATGAGCTGGCTTGTCTACCGCCTGACCGGATCGGCCCTTCTTCTTGGTGTTATCGGTTTTACCAGTCAAATCCCCACGTTCCTCATCGCCCCTGTCGCCGGCGTGCTGGCCGACCGGTGGGACCGCCGCCGCCTTCTCATGATCAACCAGACGTTCGCCATGTTCCAGGCGGCCTTTCTGGCAACCGCCGTTCTGGCCGGCTTTGCCCAGATTTGGCTGGTTATCCTGCTCAGCCTGCTTCTCGGCGTCATCACGGCATTCGAAATTCCCATACGCCAGTCCTTTGTCGTTGAGTTGGTCGAACATCGTGAGGATCTGGGCAATGTCATCGCCCTCAATTCCTCCATGGTGAACGGCGCCCGCCTCATAGGACCGTCCGTTGCCGGGTTGCTGGTTGCATCGGTGGGCGAAGGGGTTTGTTTCATCATCAACGGCATCAGCTACCTGGCAGTCATCATGGCGCTTGCCGCCATGCGCATCGCGCCCCGCCCTCCCCGCCCCCGGCAACGGCACGTGCTGCAGGAACTCCGCGAGGGGTTCAGCTACGCCTTTGGCTTTGGCCCCATACGGAGCATTTTGCTGCTTGTCGCCTTTGTCAGCCTGATGGGGATGCCTTATGCCGTCCTCATACCGGTCTTTGCCAAGGAGATCCTCCACGGCGGGGCCCATACCTTCGGTTTCCTCATGACCTCAGCCGGCTGCGGCGCCCTCATCGGCACCCTCTACCTCGCCTCCCGCCGGAATGTCGTGGGGCTCGGCCGGATAATAGTCGTGGCCGTCATCCTCTTCGCCGTGGGCATCGCCCTGTTCGCCCTGTCGAGCTACCTTCCCCTCTCCCTGGCAGCCCTCGCCATGGCGGGATTTGGCTCTATCACCCTGGTGGCATCCTGCAATACCATAATTCAGACCATACTCGAGGAAGACAAGCGAGGGCGGGTCATGAGCTTTTTCACCATGGCCTTCCTGGGGATGGCGCCCCTCGGGAGCCTCGGTGCCGGCGCCATGGCCGACCTCGTCGGCGGCCGGTACACGTTGTTGGCCGGAGCGGGATTCTGCCTGGTCGGCGCAGCGGCATTTGCCCGGAACCTGCCGAAAATCAGGGAGAAGATCCGTCCGATTTATCTTCGTATGGGGATAATCGGCGGTTTGCCCGCAGACGACGGACAAACGCCGGCACCAGGGGAACCGCATGGGGCTGAACATCCGGCAACCGGGCGCCGCTAA
- the infA gene encoding translation initiation factor IF-1, protein MSKEEAIEVEGTVIEPLPNAMFRVKLENDHVVLAHISGKMRKYFIKILPGDKVTVELSPYDLSRGRITYRAK, encoded by the coding sequence ATGAGCAAAGAAGAAGCGATTGAAGTAGAAGGAACCGTCATCGAGCCACTGCCTAACGCCATGTTCCGCGTCAAACTGGAAAACGACCATGTGGTCCTTGCCCATATTTCCGGCAAGATGCGAAAATACTTCATCAAAATCCTTCCCGGCGATAAGGTGACGGTAGAGTTGTCCCCCTATGACTTAAGCCGTGGCCGGATCACCTATCGCGCCAAATAA
- the efp gene encoding elongation factor P — MYTVADLKKGLKITLDGDPYIVIAFDFTKPGKGQALYRTKMRNMINGTILDRTYRSGETFEPASLEERQMEYLYKEGTHYTFMDQQTYEQVVMEEEAMGDAKNFLLENLKVDVMLFGEKAIGVALPNFVNLRVIQTETWAKGDTSGNDSKPATVETGYVLRVPPFIDEGELITIDTRTGEYSTRVKG, encoded by the coding sequence ATGTACACAGTAGCAGATCTGAAAAAGGGGCTGAAGATTACCCTCGACGGTGATCCCTACATCGTCATCGCCTTCGACTTTACCAAACCGGGTAAAGGCCAGGCGCTCTACCGGACCAAGATGCGCAACATGATCAACGGAACCATCCTCGACCGCACCTACCGTTCCGGTGAGACCTTTGAGCCGGCCAGCCTGGAGGAACGCCAGATGGAGTACCTCTACAAAGAGGGCACCCACTATACCTTCATGGATCAGCAGACCTACGAACAGGTCGTCATGGAGGAAGAGGCCATGGGCGATGCCAAGAACTTCCTGCTGGAAAACCTCAAGGTGGATGTCATGCTGTTCGGTGAAAAGGCCATCGGCGTTGCGCTTCCCAACTTCGTCAACCTGCGCGTCATCCAGACGGAGACCTGGGCCAAGGGTGATACCAGCGGCAACGATTCCAAGCCCGCCACGGTGGAAACCGGATACGTCCTCAGGGTACCGCCCTTTATCGATGAGGGTGAGTTGATCACTATCGATACCCGTACCGGTGAATATTCCACCCGCGTTAAGGGATAA